Proteins from a single region of Desertibacillus haloalkaliphilus:
- a CDS encoding ATP-binding cassette domain-containing protein, translating into MDAINLNDIVYEYPDSTKAVDRLSLQIPIGAKVAILGPNGAGKSTLLHHLNGLKLPQEGSVTIMGVPLTKKTAKTIRQKVGLVFQDPDDQVFSGSVWEDVQFGPRNLGLSEEEIHEVCEVALGSVGMREFKTKAPYHLSYGQKKRVAIAGILAMKPEIVILDEPMAYLDPVGQDEVAGLLQGLHFMGKTIILSTHDVDFAASWADHIILMREGKLLAMGGPDLLVDEELIRKANLHLPRIARLFRMLPSYEAAELPKNEQEALRTLEGMVNVNEWQSGRYAK; encoded by the coding sequence ATGGACGCGATTAATTTAAATGATATTGTTTATGAATACCCAGATTCAACGAAGGCGGTGGATCGTTTATCTTTACAGATACCGATTGGGGCAAAAGTGGCGATCCTTGGACCAAATGGTGCTGGAAAATCGACATTACTACATCATTTAAATGGCTTAAAACTCCCGCAGGAAGGTTCCGTTACGATTATGGGTGTACCGCTTACGAAAAAAACAGCAAAAACGATCCGGCAAAAAGTAGGCTTAGTGTTTCAAGATCCTGATGATCAAGTATTCTCAGGTTCAGTTTGGGAGGATGTCCAGTTTGGACCGAGGAATTTAGGCTTATCAGAAGAAGAAATTCATGAGGTTTGTGAAGTTGCCTTGGGTTCTGTCGGTATGCGTGAGTTTAAGACAAAGGCGCCATATCATTTAAGTTATGGGCAAAAAAAACGAGTGGCGATTGCGGGGATATTAGCGATGAAACCTGAAATTGTTATTTTGGATGAACCGATGGCCTACCTTGATCCAGTTGGCCAAGATGAAGTAGCTGGACTTTTACAGGGGTTGCATTTTATGGGTAAAACGATCATTCTATCGACACATGATGTAGATTTTGCAGCCTCCTGGGCTGATCATATTATTCTGATGAGAGAAGGGAAGCTACTTGCTATGGGAGGACCAGATTTATTAGTTGATGAGGAATTAATAAGAAAGGCCAATTTACATTTACCGAGGATTGCACGCCTATTTCGGATGCTTCCGTCTTATGAGGCCGCAGAACTACCGAAGAATGAACAAGAAGCACTGCGCACATTAGAAGGGATGGTTAATGTTAACGAATGGCAGAGTGGTCGGTATGCAAAATAG
- a CDS encoding spore germination protein, with the protein MTFFTHMNNILGIRINQTSNNASMNFGHAVHKGHQANSKLNVGYGQPGDANFSPLQFNNANLTNDPDAVDQAQAQV; encoded by the coding sequence ATGACATTCTTTACACATATGAACAATATCCTTGGGATTAGGATTAACCAAACGTCGAACAATGCCTCAATGAACTTCGGTCATGCTGTTCATAAAGGACACCAAGCAAACTCGAAACTTAATGTCGGTTATGGGCAACCAGGGGATGCCAACTTCAGTCCATTACAATTTAACAATGCTAACTTAACGAACGACCCAGACGCTGTCGATCAGGCTCAAGCACAAGTTTAA
- a CDS encoding Hsp20/alpha crystallin family protein, protein MNNYLPNNWKDMLPKFLGDDFFSNFENLANDNSPAKVNIYETGNELLCVFSLPGLKLEDVDIYAYERTLEVRGSVHVDFSGFRLIQEEIPQGPFKRTLELPYPVRDDKVDAAFQRGLLVIHLHRLIRSNQAKQKINIKNLDEE, encoded by the coding sequence ATGAACAATTATTTACCAAACAATTGGAAGGATATGTTGCCGAAATTTTTAGGTGATGATTTCTTTTCAAACTTTGAAAACTTAGCCAATGATAATAGCCCTGCAAAAGTTAATATCTATGAAACAGGCAATGAATTATTATGTGTTTTTTCCTTGCCAGGCTTAAAACTTGAAGACGTTGATATTTATGCCTACGAGCGCACGCTTGAAGTAAGGGGATCTGTTCACGTTGATTTTAGTGGGTTTCGTCTCATTCAAGAAGAAATTCCACAAGGACCATTTAAGCGCACATTAGAATTACCTTATCCAGTTCGTGATGATAAAGTTGATGCGGCATTTCAGCGTGGCTTATTAGTGATCCACTTACATCGCTTGATTCGTTCAAACCAAGCGAAACAAAAGATAAACATAAAGAATTTGGATGAAGAATGA
- the gerPC gene encoding spore germination protein GerPC — protein sequence MSIHYYNWGYPYFQPKAWDYEQPTYDYPQSTYQTDDPYLPKATNNKKNEENEDLNEVKPNQTLALLEKLQKKIEEIEEENQQLKEKLESIQPINIENINYKVQELTVKELSGTLNIGMTALTDPENIKELIKEHEDITFNDLNTEEFNEMEDLENEEGPEVTNANTNQT from the coding sequence ATATCGATTCATTACTATAATTGGGGTTATCCCTATTTTCAACCAAAAGCTTGGGATTACGAACAACCCACATATGATTATCCGCAATCTACTTACCAAACAGATGATCCATATTTACCTAAAGCAACCAACAATAAAAAAAATGAAGAAAATGAAGACCTAAATGAGGTCAAGCCTAATCAAACTCTAGCATTATTAGAAAAACTCCAAAAGAAAATCGAAGAAATTGAAGAAGAAAACCAGCAACTAAAAGAAAAATTGGAGTCCATTCAACCGATTAATATCGAAAACATCAACTACAAGGTTCAAGAACTAACGGTTAAAGAATTGTCGGGGACACTTAATATTGGAATGACCGCACTTACAGACCCAGAAAACATTAAAGAACTCATTAAAGAGCATGAAGACATTACATTTAATGATTTGAATACAGAGGAGTTTAATGAAATGGAAGACCTAGAAAACGAAGAAGGGCCTGAAGTAACAAATGCTAATACGAACCAAACATAA
- a CDS encoding spore germination protein: protein MNNIVGIRVNNASNNASINFGNTVHKGHQANVKMSVGYFQAGDANYSPLQFNNANLVNDPDVKDQAQAQI, encoded by the coding sequence GTGAATAACATTGTTGGTATTCGGGTGAATAATGCCTCAAATAACGCCTCAATTAACTTTGGGAACACCGTTCACAAAGGCCATCAAGCGAATGTAAAAATGAGTGTCGGTTATTTCCAAGCAGGCGATGCAAACTATAGTCCACTTCAATTTAACAATGCCAATCTTGTAAATGATCCTGATGTAAAAGATCAAGCGCAAGCGCAGATTTAA
- a CDS encoding type III polyketide synthase, with amino-acid sequence MPAILSVSTHKPEHTVTQEEAIELARETFREEFVDIERLLRVFNNGQIKQRHFAMPLHWYDKEHSFKERNDLYVECAVNYGVSAVKKCLENQLFLKHRIDCREIDAIYFISSTGLSTPSIEARIANRLPFKSDVKRIPIWGLGCAGGAAGISRAYEHCLAYPTSKVLVVCIELCSLTFQRDDQTKSNLIGTSLFADGAACVLLVGDEVRDRLSKHQSLPHIVATNSQLLPDSEDVMGWDVEDDGLYVVFARSIPILVEQWFSTIVEQFLQSHQLTVDHVDYFIAHPGGKKVLDAYDQMFDSKRDMTSISREVLKHNGNMSSPTVLYVLLEFMKQLPQAGKTGLIGALGPGFSSELLLVEWR; translated from the coding sequence ATGCCAGCCATTCTATCTGTTAGTACGCATAAACCAGAACATACAGTGACTCAGGAAGAAGCGATTGAACTGGCTAGAGAGACATTTCGGGAAGAATTTGTTGATATTGAGCGTCTGCTTCGTGTGTTTAATAATGGCCAAATTAAGCAACGTCACTTTGCGATGCCACTTCACTGGTACGATAAGGAGCATTCCTTTAAGGAGAGAAATGATTTATATGTAGAATGTGCGGTCAATTATGGTGTATCAGCCGTTAAGAAATGTCTAGAGAATCAACTTTTCTTAAAACATCGAATTGATTGTCGTGAGATCGATGCCATTTATTTCATCTCAAGTACAGGACTGTCTACCCCCAGTATTGAGGCGAGAATAGCAAACCGTCTACCTTTTAAATCAGATGTGAAGCGGATTCCGATTTGGGGTCTCGGCTGTGCTGGTGGTGCGGCTGGAATTAGCCGTGCCTATGAACATTGCTTAGCCTATCCGACATCGAAAGTACTCGTCGTTTGTATCGAGTTATGTAGTCTAACCTTTCAGAGAGATGATCAAACGAAAAGTAACTTAATTGGTACGTCTCTATTTGCTGATGGGGCCGCATGCGTTTTACTTGTTGGTGACGAAGTAAGAGATAGGTTGTCAAAACATCAGTCACTCCCACATATTGTCGCTACGAACTCACAATTATTGCCCGATTCAGAAGATGTGATGGGGTGGGATGTTGAAGATGATGGCTTGTATGTTGTCTTTGCAAGAAGTATCCCGATTTTGGTTGAGCAGTGGTTTTCCACGATTGTTGAGCAGTTTTTACAAAGCCATCAGTTGACAGTTGATCATGTTGATTATTTTATTGCCCATCCGGGAGGGAAGAAAGTGCTAGATGCTTATGATCAGATGTTCGACTCGAAGCGAGACATGACATCCATCTCTCGGGAAGTCCTTAAGCACAATGGAAATATGTCGTCTCCAACGGTTTTATATGTGTTGCTTGAGTTTATGAAACAATTACCACAAGCAGGGAAGACCGGACTTATCGGGGCTTTAGGGCCGGGGTTTAGTTCGGAGCTACTCTTGGTAGAGTGGAGATAG
- a CDS encoding isoprenylcysteine carboxyl methyltransferase family protein, whose amino-acid sequence MALFFMLISVVIVQRMIELLIANKNALVIKEKGGYEVGREHYKYIVALHIGFFASFVSEVLLFDRSLFTWWWFPLLLFGAAQLARAWSLSSLGVFWNTRIIVLPGAEVIAKGPYRFMKHPNYVIVATELIALPLLFQAYVTAVVFTILNAVMMIIRIPIEERALMEATNYQKVFQSQFRFFPKFK is encoded by the coding sequence ATGGCACTGTTTTTCATGCTGATTAGCGTGGTGATCGTACAGCGAATGATTGAGCTTTTGATTGCAAATAAAAATGCGCTAGTGATAAAGGAAAAAGGCGGTTATGAAGTTGGTAGAGAGCATTACAAATATATTGTTGCTCTCCATATCGGTTTTTTTGCCTCGTTCGTGTCAGAAGTTCTGTTATTTGATCGGTCGTTATTTACTTGGTGGTGGTTCCCGCTTCTTCTTTTTGGAGCAGCCCAACTAGCGCGGGCATGGAGCTTGTCTTCGTTAGGGGTATTTTGGAATACAAGAATTATTGTCCTACCTGGGGCTGAGGTTATTGCCAAAGGACCTTATCGATTTATGAAACACCCTAACTATGTCATTGTTGCTACAGAGTTGATTGCATTACCACTATTGTTTCAGGCTTATGTAACAGCGGTTGTATTTACGATTCTAAATGCGGTAATGATGATCATTCGAATACCGATTGAAGAGAGAGCCTTAATGGAGGCGACAAATTATCAAAAGGTATTTCAAAGCCAATTTCGATTTTTTCCTAAATTTAAATAA
- a CDS encoding LysM peptidoglycan-binding domain-containing protein translates to MKTHHCKHGETLYVLAEKYDIDVNLLLNYNQHIHDPASILEGTQVIIPSMSGHKGLHKHHSVTKGNVCAYVSDEPIKYKKLTNVLWPSQDYAVGYGSHTTLTPYDQSIHLPYRSAQQQQLQTSYQQMNFYPQYYYPNGYYY, encoded by the coding sequence TTGAAAACTCACCATTGTAAACATGGAGAAACGCTATATGTATTAGCAGAGAAGTATGATATTGATGTTAACTTACTGCTTAACTATAACCAACATATTCATGATCCGGCTAGCATTCTTGAGGGTACACAAGTAATCATCCCGTCAATGTCAGGTCATAAGGGTTTACACAAGCACCATTCAGTTACAAAAGGAAATGTCTGTGCCTATGTTAGTGACGAACCTATTAAATATAAAAAGCTGACAAATGTCCTCTGGCCATCGCAAGACTATGCTGTAGGTTATGGATCACATACTACGCTTACCCCTTACGATCAGAGCATACACCTCCCATACCGATCTGCACAGCAACAGCAGCTTCAAACGAGCTATCAGCAAATGAATTTTTATCCTCAGTATTACTATCCGAATGGGTATTATTATTAA
- a CDS encoding YjcZ family sporulation protein produces the protein MYGCYGPGYGYGAPTYGYGAGRGFALIVVLFILLIIIGASWVR, from the coding sequence GTGTACGGTTGCTATGGTCCAGGTTACGGGTATGGCGCTCCAACGTATGGATACGGTGCGGGACGTGGCTTTGCGTTAATTGTCGTGCTGTTTATCCTCTTAATTATCATTGGAGCTTCTTGGGTTAGATAA
- a CDS encoding NETI motif-containing protein produces MSKKPAKQRFEVQENETIDDCLKRMQNEGYMPTRRFEQPVFKEEKKNGKIEPVYLRQKIIFEGKLQ; encoded by the coding sequence GTGAGTAAAAAGCCAGCAAAACAACGATTTGAAGTTCAGGAAAATGAAACGATTGATGACTGTTTGAAACGAATGCAGAACGAAGGGTATATGCCAACTCGTAGGTTTGAGCAACCTGTTTTTAAAGAAGAAAAAAAGAATGGCAAGATTGAGCCTGTTTATTTACGGCAAAAAATTATTTTCGAAGGGAAACTGCAGTAA
- the purE gene encoding 5-(carboxyamino)imidazole ribonucleotide mutase: MNPLVGVIMGSTSDWETMEHACKVLEELEVPFEKKVVSAHRTPDLMFSYAEQAKERGIKVIIAGAGGAAHLPGMVAAKTTLPVIGVPVQSKALNGLDSLLSIVQMPGGVPVATVAIGKAGATNAGLLAAQMLGTQIPAIDERIEKRRKETSDKVLESSETL, encoded by the coding sequence ATGAACCCTTTAGTAGGTGTAATTATGGGGAGTACATCAGATTGGGAAACGATGGAGCATGCGTGTAAGGTACTAGAAGAACTAGAGGTTCCGTTTGAAAAAAAGGTTGTTTCTGCGCATAGGACACCTGATCTTATGTTTTCATATGCAGAACAAGCCAAAGAACGTGGCATCAAAGTCATCATCGCAGGGGCAGGCGGCGCTGCACATTTACCTGGGATGGTAGCAGCGAAAACGACGCTTCCTGTTATCGGTGTCCCGGTGCAATCGAAGGCCTTAAATGGACTTGATTCACTTTTGTCGATTGTGCAAATGCCGGGTGGTGTTCCGGTAGCGACAGTAGCGATCGGTAAGGCAGGAGCAACGAATGCAGGCCTCTTAGCAGCACAAATGCTTGGAACACAAATTCCAGCCATTGATGAAAGAATTGAAAAAAGAAGAAAAGAAACCTCAGATAAAGTGTTAGAAAGCAGTGAAACATTATGA
- the purK gene encoding 5-(carboxyamino)imidazole ribonucleotide synthase: MNKLIKPGDTLGILGGGQLGRMMAIAAKEMGYKIAVLEPKADSPCGQVADVEVIANYDDLNGAKQLAEQCQLLTYEFENINADTAAWLENNLYLPQGSQLLSVTQDRGREKRAIESFAIQVAPYRLIESFADLIAAIDEIGTPSVLKTCRGGYDGKGQVVIKEQADIEQAYQTLENKGQLVLEQWIPFEKELSVIVSRSVSGEVKTFPVAENIHRDNILHQSIVPARISAHVEQKAEEIAKKLAQSFEMVGTLAVEMFLTKSGDIYVNELAPRPHNSGHYTIDACETSQFQQHIRAVCDWPLGETNLLKPVVMVNILGEHVDAVIDKIPEFSDVKLHLYGKEEAKSKRKMGHVNILADHVDEALEKAEALNIW, encoded by the coding sequence ATGAACAAGTTGATTAAACCAGGGGACACATTAGGAATACTAGGCGGTGGTCAGCTTGGACGAATGATGGCAATTGCAGCAAAAGAGATGGGCTATAAGATTGCCGTGCTTGAACCAAAAGCGGATTCTCCGTGCGGTCAAGTCGCTGATGTTGAAGTGATCGCTAATTATGATGATCTAAATGGTGCCAAACAGTTAGCTGAACAATGTCAACTACTAACGTATGAATTTGAAAATATCAATGCGGATACGGCAGCTTGGCTTGAAAATAATCTCTACTTACCGCAAGGAAGCCAGCTATTATCGGTAACTCAAGATCGCGGCCGTGAAAAACGTGCGATTGAGTCCTTTGCCATCCAAGTAGCCCCGTATCGACTTATCGAGTCGTTTGCCGATTTAATAGCCGCCATTGATGAGATTGGCACGCCATCAGTGTTAAAAACATGCCGAGGTGGCTATGACGGTAAAGGGCAAGTCGTGATTAAAGAACAAGCTGATATTGAACAGGCTTATCAAACGCTAGAAAACAAAGGACAGCTTGTACTCGAACAATGGATTCCATTTGAAAAGGAATTGTCAGTGATTGTTTCAAGAAGTGTCTCAGGTGAAGTGAAGACGTTCCCGGTTGCTGAAAATATTCACCGCGACAATATACTACATCAATCGATTGTACCAGCGCGTATATCGGCTCATGTCGAACAAAAAGCAGAAGAGATTGCGAAGAAGCTGGCACAATCGTTTGAAATGGTGGGTACACTTGCCGTTGAAATGTTTTTAACAAAAAGTGGTGACATCTATGTCAATGAATTAGCGCCCCGACCGCATAACTCTGGTCATTATACGATTGATGCATGTGAAACGTCGCAATTTCAACAACATATTCGCGCTGTTTGCGATTGGCCATTAGGGGAAACAAACTTATTAAAGCCGGTCGTTATGGTGAATATACTTGGTGAACATGTCGATGCTGTGATCGACAAAATTCCTGAGTTTTCCGACGTGAAGTTGCATTTGTACGGGAAAGAGGAAGCGAAATCAAAACGGAAAATGGGGCACGTGAATATTCTTGCAGATCATGTCGATGAGGCATTAGAAAAAGCTGAAGCGCTGAACATTTGGTAG